In the Pontibacillus sp. HMF3514 genome, GCAAAATGAACGACTCCCCTTAGTTTGTACACGTTTGTTCCATTCTACGTATTGTAACACAAATTTAGAATCAAATTGAAACGTTTAGATTGTACATAGGGTGTCATAATGGTGTAGGGTGTGGTTGTTAACTTGTTTGAAAAGTGGAGGAGGTTATTCTGAGATGTCTAGCTCGGGCTCCCAGAGGCTAGTGTGCCCTAACAGGTCGCTTCCGCTTTTCAATTAGGAAATATTTATGAGAAAATTGCATTTAAAATGCTTGCATATTTTCGAAGAATTCATTATTATAATAAATGTGTTAGCACTCAGGTTATGAGAGTGCTAATAAATCAGATTTGAAAACCAATTAAAGACCAATTTGAGGAGGGTGTCTGATTTGTTAAAGCCACTAGGTGATCGTATTGTAATTGAGGTAGTTCAACAGGAAGAAAAAACAGCAAGCGGTATCGTTCTTCCGGATTCTGCTAAAGAAAAGCCTCAAGAAGGAAAAGTTGTTGCTGTAGGTTCTGGACGTGTAACAGAAAACGGAGAAAAGGTTGCACTTGAACTTTCTGAAGGCGACCGCATCATCTTCTCGAAATTCGCAGGTACCGAAGTAAAATACGAAGGTACAGAGTACTTAATTTTACGTGAAAACGATGTACTAGCTGTAATTGGTTAGAAATATAATTAAAAATGTGCGTTTTATTCAATATAGATAACTCTAAGGAGGTTGTTTCATAATGGCTAAAGATATTAAGTTTAGTGAAGATGCTCGTCGTTCCATGCTACGCGGTGTTGACCGTCTAGCGGACACAGTAAAAGTAACACTTGGACCAAAAGGACGTAACGTTGTTTTAGATAAAAAATACGGTTCTCCACTGATCACGAATGATGGTGTAACAATTGCGAAAGAAATTGAATTAGAAGACCATTTCGAAAATATGGGTGCACAGCTTGTATCTGAGGTTGCTTCTAAAACAAACGAAATCGCTGGTGACGGTACAACTACTGCAACGGTTCTTGCGCAGGCTATGATTACAGAAGGTCTGAAAAACGTTGCATCTGGTGCTAACCCAGTAGGCGTTCGTCGTGGTATTGAAAAAGCGACTGAGGTAGCAGTTAATGAACTGAAAAGCATCTCCAAGCCAATCGAAGGCAAAGAATCCATTGCACAGGTTGCATCTATCTCTTCTGCTGACGAAGAAGTAGGTCAACTAATTGCTGAAGCTATGGAACGTGTTGGTAACGACGGCGTTATCACAATTGAAGAATCCAAAGGCTTCAACACAGAAATGGAAGTTGTAGAAGGTATGCAGTTCGATCGCGGATATGCATCTCCTTACATGGTTTCTGACCAAGATAAGATGGAAGCGGTTCTTGAGAATCCTTACATCCTAATTACAGATAAGAAGATCACAAACATTCAGGAAGTTCTTCCTGTTCTTGAGCAAGTGGTACAACAAAGCCGCCCACTTCTAATGATCTCTGAAGATGTTGAAGGTGAAGCATTAGCAACACTAGTTGTGAACAAACTTCGCGGAACATTCAACGCTGTATCTGTTAAAGCACCTGGTTTCGGTGATCGTCGTAAAGCAATGCTTGAAGACATCGCTACAATGACAGGTGGTCAGGTAATCACAGAAGACCTTGGCTTAGACCTTAAGAACACTACGCTTGAGCAGCTTGGTCGTGCAAACAAAGTTGTGGTTACAAAAGAAAACACAACAATCGTTGAAGGTGCTGGTGACCCACAAGAAATCAGCAACCGCGTAAATCAAATCC is a window encoding:
- the groES gene encoding co-chaperone GroES yields the protein MLKPLGDRIVIEVVQQEEKTASGIVLPDSAKEKPQEGKVVAVGSGRVTENGEKVALELSEGDRIIFSKFAGTEVKYEGTEYLILRENDVLAVIG
- the groL gene encoding chaperonin GroEL (60 kDa chaperone family; promotes refolding of misfolded polypeptides especially under stressful conditions; forms two stacked rings of heptamers to form a barrel-shaped 14mer; ends can be capped by GroES; misfolded proteins enter the barrel where they are refolded when GroES binds) → MAKDIKFSEDARRSMLRGVDRLADTVKVTLGPKGRNVVLDKKYGSPLITNDGVTIAKEIELEDHFENMGAQLVSEVASKTNEIAGDGTTTATVLAQAMITEGLKNVASGANPVGVRRGIEKATEVAVNELKSISKPIEGKESIAQVASISSADEEVGQLIAEAMERVGNDGVITIEESKGFNTEMEVVEGMQFDRGYASPYMVSDQDKMEAVLENPYILITDKKITNIQEVLPVLEQVVQQSRPLLMISEDVEGEALATLVVNKLRGTFNAVSVKAPGFGDRRKAMLEDIATMTGGQVITEDLGLDLKNTTLEQLGRANKVVVTKENTTIVEGAGDPQEISNRVNQIRTHLDETTSEFDKEKLQERLAKLAGGVAVIKVGAATETELKERKLRIEDALNSTRAAVEEGIVAGGGTALVNIYNKVAELDLSDDEATGAKILLRALEEPVRQIAHNAGLEGSVIIERLKGEKVGVGFNAASGEWVNMIEAGIVDPTKVTRSALQNAASVAAMFLTTEAVVADHPEDDNSGGGMPDMGGMGGMGGMM